In Polynucleobacter sp. MWH-S4W17, a genomic segment contains:
- the recO gene encoding DNA repair protein RecO, translating into MASIRIADEPAFVLHSIPYKETSLILDVFTRQYGRMALIAKGAKRPHSTLRPVLQRFQPLLVSWSGKSELRTLTKSEWVGGMPSLVGDALLCGFYLNELLVKFLAREDDYEKLYDRYSETINALSNLEFESKGLEEILRPFELSLLQETGYAAALDRCVETNEVPLAQEQYVYQPERGVRPVQADDPGHWPVLTGKSLLAIAAGDFSDPETLSESKQLMRFLLGLHLQDQVLTTRQILIDLKKI; encoded by the coding sequence ATGGCCTCGATTCGCATTGCTGACGAGCCTGCTTTTGTATTGCATAGCATTCCCTATAAAGAGACTAGCTTAATTCTGGATGTCTTTACTCGGCAATATGGCCGCATGGCTTTAATTGCTAAAGGTGCCAAGCGTCCACACTCAACCTTAAGACCTGTTCTACAGCGCTTCCAGCCATTATTAGTTTCTTGGAGTGGTAAATCAGAGCTCCGCACTTTAACGAAGTCAGAGTGGGTGGGGGGTATGCCTTCTTTGGTTGGCGATGCTTTGCTCTGCGGCTTCTATCTAAATGAATTGCTCGTCAAGTTTTTAGCGCGCGAAGATGATTATGAAAAACTCTACGATCGCTATTCTGAGACTATTAATGCTTTATCGAATCTGGAGTTTGAGTCTAAAGGCTTAGAAGAGATTTTGCGTCCGTTTGAGTTATCACTCTTGCAGGAGACGGGGTATGCAGCCGCCTTAGATCGCTGCGTTGAAACAAATGAAGTACCTCTAGCTCAAGAGCAATATGTCTATCAACCAGAGCGAGGGGTACGCCCTGTTCAGGCCGATGATCCTGGGCACTGGCCTGTTCTTACTGGTAAATCCCTTTTGGCGATTGCAGCGGGGGATTTCTCAGACCCTGAGACTCTTTCTGAGAGTAAGCAGTTAATGCGCTTTCTGCTGGGCTTGCATTTGCAGGATCAGGTATTAACGACCCGCCAAATTTTGATTGATTTGAAGAAAATCTAG
- the pdxJ gene encoding pyridoxine 5'-phosphate synthase, whose translation MSSPHTLELGINIDHVATLRNARGTVYPDPLRAAALAEEAGADLITLHLREDRRHIKDADLLALRPLIKTRMNLECAVTPEMIDIACKVRPHDVCLVPEKREEVTTEGGLDVLGHFEVVKAAAKKLVDAGIRVSLFIDPEEKQIQAAKEVGATVVELHTGRYADLSGAEQAKELERIRKAAIFGKSIGLRVNAGHGLHEGNVRLVAAIAELSELNIGHAIVAEALFKGWQKAITDMKVLMAQGRASA comes from the coding sequence ATGAGTAGCCCCCACACCCTTGAACTGGGTATCAATATCGATCACGTCGCCACTTTACGCAATGCACGAGGCACCGTCTATCCCGATCCGTTAAGGGCGGCAGCCTTGGCTGAGGAAGCTGGCGCAGATCTCATTACCCTTCACTTGCGGGAAGATCGTCGTCATATTAAAGATGCGGATTTATTAGCACTGCGACCACTGATTAAAACGCGCATGAATTTAGAGTGTGCGGTAACGCCCGAGATGATTGATATTGCGTGCAAGGTTAGACCGCACGATGTATGCCTTGTTCCGGAGAAGCGTGAAGAAGTCACAACGGAGGGTGGTTTGGATGTCTTGGGGCATTTTGAGGTGGTGAAAGCCGCTGCAAAGAAATTAGTTGATGCTGGTATTCGGGTATCCCTATTTATTGACCCAGAAGAAAAACAAATCCAAGCAGCTAAAGAAGTTGGCGCAACCGTAGTGGAATTGCATACCGGTCGTTACGCTGATTTATCTGGAGCCGAGCAGGCAAAAGAGTTGGAACGTATTCGTAAGGCTGCGATATTTGGAAAAAGTATCGGCCTGAGGGTGAATGCTGGTCATGGTTTGCATGAGGGCAATGTCAGACTAGTGGCTGCCATTGCTGAATTATCCGAACTCAATATTGGTCATGCCATTGTGGCTGAGGCTTTGTTTAAAGGCTGGCAAAAAGCGATCACCGACATGAAAGTCTTGATGGCTCAGGGTAGAGCCAGCGCTTAA
- the acpS gene encoding holo-ACP synthase, with the protein MIIGIGTDILQIERLQAAYDRTNGRLAEKILGPDEMLVFKHRLARNHKRGIAFLATRFAAKEAFSKAIGLGMRMPMTWRSLQTLNESSGKPITSYLGALAQFMQEKNWEAHVTVSDEKDMAIAHVIVTQM; encoded by the coding sequence ATGATCATCGGCATCGGCACAGACATTCTGCAGATTGAGCGCTTACAGGCGGCATACGATCGCACCAATGGCCGCCTGGCTGAAAAAATTCTGGGGCCAGATGAAATGTTGGTGTTTAAGCACCGCCTTGCCAGAAACCATAAGCGCGGGATTGCGTTCTTAGCTACCCGTTTTGCTGCCAAGGAAGCCTTCTCAAAAGCGATTGGTTTGGGAATGAGAATGCCTATGACTTGGCGTTCACTCCAAACCCTAAATGAGTCTAGCGGCAAGCCAATCACTTCGTACTTGGGTGCTTTGGCACAGTTTATGCAGGAAAAAAATTGGGAAGCTCATGTTACTGTTAGCGATGAAAAAGATATGGCAATTGCGCATGTCATCGTTACTCAAATGTAA
- the nagZ gene encoding beta-N-acetylhexosaminidase, whose amino-acid sequence MSKSTMAPGPVTLDVVGLELNAEDRRRILHPLTGGVILFGRNFTNRQQLTKLTAAIKKLRPDVLISIDHEGGRVQRARTDGFTHLPAMRKLGELWSAKNKSTHAAESAAIAMAAATACGYVLAAELRACGVDFSFTPVLDLDFGRSGVIGDRSFGRDPQIVFALSKSLNEGLRLAGMANCGKHFPGHGWAEADSHVAIPVDERPLKEILNDDAKPYEWLDLSLASVMPAHVIYPKVDKNPAGFSKIWLHSILRQELGFEGVIFSDDLSMEGASVAGSVVKGAEMALDAGCDAVLICNRPDLADQLLSKLKVSKTKQSESATRLNRLMPLAPAPIWSALQNEAQYQHAKGLLGQLGLIAD is encoded by the coding sequence ATGAGTAAGTCAACCATGGCCCCCGGCCCAGTCACTCTGGATGTAGTTGGTCTGGAATTAAATGCCGAGGATCGTCGACGCATCTTGCATCCCCTGACTGGTGGCGTTATTTTATTTGGTAGAAACTTTACTAATCGCCAGCAGCTCACTAAATTAACTGCTGCTATTAAGAAGCTGCGCCCTGATGTGCTTATATCCATTGATCATGAGGGTGGTCGAGTACAGCGCGCAAGAACAGACGGCTTTACCCACTTACCAGCTATGCGTAAATTGGGTGAATTGTGGAGCGCTAAAAATAAATCAACTCATGCCGCAGAATCTGCTGCTATCGCAATGGCTGCAGCAACAGCTTGCGGATATGTGCTCGCTGCTGAGTTGCGTGCTTGTGGCGTTGACTTCAGTTTTACACCAGTGCTCGATTTAGATTTTGGTCGCAGCGGTGTGATTGGTGATCGATCTTTTGGTCGCGATCCACAAATAGTCTTTGCTTTGTCGAAGAGTCTGAATGAAGGCTTACGTCTTGCCGGCATGGCCAACTGCGGTAAACACTTTCCAGGACATGGCTGGGCTGAGGCAGATTCACACGTGGCTATCCCGGTAGATGAGCGCCCCTTAAAGGAAATTTTGAATGATGATGCTAAGCCGTATGAGTGGTTGGATTTGAGTTTGGCATCAGTCATGCCTGCCCATGTGATTTATCCAAAAGTGGATAAGAACCCAGCAGGATTTTCAAAGATTTGGCTCCATTCCATCTTGCGTCAAGAATTAGGCTTTGAAGGTGTGATCTTTAGTGATGATCTCTCTATGGAAGGCGCAAGTGTTGCAGGGTCGGTAGTCAAGGGTGCAGAAATGGCTCTAGATGCTGGTTGCGATGCGGTATTGATCTGTAATCGTCCAGACCTTGCTGATCAACTACTCTCAAAATTAAAAGTCTCAAAAACAAAGCAATCTGAATCTGCAACACGTTTAAATCGTCTGATGCCTTTAGCGCCAGCGCCAATATGGAGTGCATTGCAGAACGAGGCCCAGTACCAGCACGCTAAAGGCTTGCTGGGACAGTTGGGACTTATTGCTGATTAA
- the efp gene encoding elongation factor P, translated as MKTAQELRVGNVVMIGTDAQVVLKAEYSRSGRNSSVVKMKFKNLLTGAPNEGVYKADDKFDVVILDKKECTYSYFADPMYVFMDTEYNQYEVEAEFMGDALNYLEESMPCEVVFYEGKALSVAMPNSLVREIIYTEPAVKGDTSSGKVLKNAKLATGYELQVPLFCNTGDKIEIDTRTGEYRSRAN; from the coding sequence ATGAAAACAGCACAAGAACTCCGCGTTGGTAACGTAGTGATGATCGGCACCGATGCCCAGGTCGTTTTAAAGGCCGAATATAGCCGCTCTGGCCGCAACTCCTCTGTTGTAAAAATGAAATTTAAGAATTTGTTAACCGGCGCGCCAAACGAAGGTGTTTACAAAGCGGATGACAAATTTGATGTTGTGATTCTCGATAAGAAAGAATGCACTTATTCTTATTTCGCAGATCCAATGTATGTATTTATGGATACTGAATACAACCAGTACGAAGTTGAAGCTGAGTTCATGGGTGATGCATTGAACTACCTCGAAGAAAGCATGCCATGCGAAGTGGTGTTCTACGAAGGTAAAGCACTCTCAGTAGCAATGCCTAACTCATTGGTTCGTGAAATCATTTACACAGAGCCAGCAGTTAAAGGTGATACCAGCTCAGGCAAGGTATTGAAGAACGCAAAATTGGCAACTGGCTATGAATTACAAGTTCCTCTATTCTGCAATACCGGTGACAAGATCGAGATCGATACTCGCACCGGTGAATACCGTAGCCGCGCTAACTAA
- the earP gene encoding elongation factor P maturation arginine rhamnosyltransferase EarP has translation MRWDIFCQIVDNYGDAGVCWRLARSLSSIHRQEVRIFCDDLPTLNLLASGVEPSIKQKIDIQPWEASHANARHPVQIPDVVIEAFGCELPERYLAGLFIAPVKPIIINLEYLSAEPWVIDFHGKASPQSHGIPKYFFFPGFQDEVGGLLLDPIPPEGHIVAKNIPGDLKTVWSKLRPGAKRISIFCYPGAPLKKWLVDLGHLGEDVDVLLAHGHAEQLSLYGEHPISLSTNIQLLSMPFVSQDEYDWVLSQCDFNIVRGEDSFVRAQLAGKPFIWHIYPQEDRAHEVKLAAFLDLYLEEASQGLRLATIAAMTWATPSEWLKDLNSWNAHAEHWRTHLLGKQADGGLPARLIRFVA, from the coding sequence ATGCGTTGGGATATTTTCTGCCAAATCGTCGATAACTATGGTGATGCCGGTGTTTGCTGGCGTCTAGCCCGAAGCTTATCAAGCATTCATAGGCAAGAGGTCCGTATTTTTTGCGATGATCTGCCAACCCTTAATTTACTCGCATCAGGAGTAGAGCCGTCCATTAAGCAAAAAATCGATATACAGCCATGGGAGGCCAGCCATGCTAATGCCCGTCATCCAGTACAAATACCCGACGTTGTGATTGAGGCTTTTGGTTGCGAACTGCCAGAACGTTACTTGGCGGGCCTTTTTATCGCCCCGGTCAAACCCATCATTATTAACTTGGAATACTTGAGCGCAGAGCCCTGGGTAATTGATTTTCATGGCAAAGCGTCACCTCAGTCACACGGTATTCCGAAATATTTTTTCTTTCCCGGCTTCCAGGATGAGGTGGGTGGGCTATTGCTAGACCCCATTCCGCCAGAAGGTCATATTGTGGCAAAAAATATTCCTGGCGATCTGAAGACCGTATGGTCTAAATTGCGTCCTGGCGCAAAACGGATCAGCATCTTTTGCTATCCCGGCGCTCCTCTGAAAAAATGGCTAGTTGACTTAGGACATCTTGGTGAAGATGTTGATGTCTTGCTTGCCCATGGTCATGCCGAACAATTAAGTCTTTATGGAGAGCACCCAATCTCTCTATCCACCAATATCCAACTGCTCTCGATGCCATTTGTATCTCAGGATGAATATGACTGGGTACTATCGCAATGCGACTTCAATATTGTGCGGGGAGAAGATTCTTTTGTTCGGGCGCAACTTGCTGGCAAACCATTTATTTGGCATATTTATCCCCAAGAAGACCGCGCCCATGAAGTGAAATTAGCAGCTTTTCTGGACCTCTACCTGGAAGAGGCTAGCCAAGGGTTGAGGCTAGCTACGATAGCCGCCATGACTTGGGCAACGCCCAGCGAATGGCTTAAGGACTTAAACAGCTGGAATGCGCATGCCGAGCATTGGCGCACCCATTTACTTGGAAAACAAGCAGATGGCGGCTTGCCAGCGCGTTTAATCCGCTTTGTCGCCTAA
- the uvrC gene encoding excinuclease ABC subunit UvrC: MSNSLFETLQQDVKRLPGLPGVYRFFDEAGHILYVGKARNLKKRVSSYFQRTQLSPRIELMVGKIARYETTVTRTETEALILENNLIKELAPPFNILFRDDKSYPYVMLTGHQFPRLASYRGKVDKRNHYFGPFPNSWAVRNSVQILQKVFRLRTCEDSVFKNRSRPCLLHQIHRCSAPCVGRLSIEQYGQDVAQATRFLEGDHSRVLSELEKEMHKHSEAMEFEMAAVLRDRIADLSSVLQQQSMDTVAEGEGDVDVIAVAQMEGMVCVNLAMIRGGRHLGDRAYFPKGLRSTSGELPSPAEILEAFITQHYLEEHVDATAANLIPPVLVLNHPLQSASDDLTQLNESPPEDLHELLNAQAGRKITFLHQPQGQRRHWLGMAEGNAKIALTKRLVETGGQLARARALADILSLELESLEQLRIECFDISHTSGEATQASCVVYTKNAMQSSEYRRFNINDITPGDDYAAMRQVLQRRYANFQELPVEKIPQVILIDGGKGQVEMARQVLSEFGMDVGLIVGVAKGEGRKVGLETLIFADGRKSLELGIDSAALLLVAQIRDEAHRFAITGMRAKRAKARTISRLEEIEGIGAKRRQKLLARFGGLKGVSNASIEEIAGVEGVSLTLAEQIYRQLH; this comes from the coding sequence ATGAGTAATTCGCTTTTCGAAACCCTTCAGCAGGATGTTAAACGGCTACCCGGATTACCGGGGGTATATCGCTTTTTTGATGAAGCGGGACATATTCTGTATGTAGGCAAAGCGCGCAACCTCAAAAAGCGTGTCTCTAGTTATTTCCAGCGTACCCAGTTATCACCGCGTATCGAACTAATGGTGGGCAAAATTGCCCGCTATGAGACAACGGTAACACGGACTGAAACGGAAGCCCTCATTTTAGAGAACAATCTCATTAAAGAGTTGGCTCCTCCATTCAATATTTTGTTTCGTGATGACAAGTCTTATCCCTATGTGATGTTAACGGGGCATCAGTTCCCAAGGCTGGCCTCGTATCGTGGAAAAGTGGATAAGCGCAATCATTACTTTGGACCATTTCCGAATAGCTGGGCAGTACGCAATAGTGTGCAGATTCTTCAAAAAGTATTCCGCTTAAGAACTTGTGAGGATTCTGTTTTCAAGAATCGCAGTCGTCCTTGCCTCTTACATCAGATTCATCGCTGCAGCGCTCCTTGCGTTGGCCGTCTGAGTATTGAACAGTATGGGCAGGATGTTGCCCAAGCAACTCGATTTTTAGAGGGTGATCACAGCCGAGTGTTATCCGAACTCGAAAAAGAAATGCACAAGCATAGCGAAGCAATGGAGTTTGAGATGGCTGCGGTATTGCGAGATCGCATCGCTGACTTATCTAGCGTGCTACAACAACAGTCGATGGATACCGTTGCCGAGGGTGAGGGTGATGTAGATGTGATCGCTGTAGCACAAATGGAGGGTATGGTTTGCGTGAACTTAGCAATGATTCGTGGCGGCCGTCACTTGGGTGATAGAGCCTATTTCCCTAAAGGTTTGCGCTCCACCTCTGGTGAGCTGCCATCCCCCGCGGAGATATTGGAAGCCTTTATTACTCAGCATTATTTAGAAGAGCATGTGGATGCAACTGCCGCCAATTTAATTCCACCAGTACTAGTTTTAAATCATCCCCTTCAATCCGCAAGCGATGACCTGACTCAACTCAATGAATCTCCCCCTGAAGATTTGCACGAGTTATTAAATGCACAAGCTGGCAGAAAAATTACTTTCTTGCATCAACCCCAAGGTCAAAGACGTCACTGGCTTGGGATGGCAGAGGGTAATGCGAAGATTGCACTCACTAAACGCTTAGTTGAGACGGGTGGGCAGTTGGCTAGGGCACGTGCATTGGCTGATATCTTGAGTCTCGAATTGGAGAGTCTTGAGCAGTTGCGCATCGAATGTTTTGATATTAGCCACACCTCTGGTGAAGCAACCCAAGCATCTTGTGTGGTGTATACCAAGAACGCGATGCAGTCGAGTGAGTATCGACGCTTCAATATTAATGACATTACACCAGGTGATGATTACGCAGCTATGCGCCAGGTCTTGCAGAGACGCTATGCTAACTTTCAAGAGTTACCTGTTGAAAAAATTCCTCAAGTGATTTTGATTGATGGCGGCAAAGGCCAGGTAGAGATGGCAAGACAAGTGCTTTCTGAATTTGGCATGGATGTGGGTTTAATTGTGGGCGTTGCTAAGGGTGAAGGTCGTAAGGTTGGACTGGAAACCCTCATTTTTGCGGATGGACGCAAGTCTTTGGAATTGGGTATTGATAGCGCGGCATTGCTATTAGTCGCCCAGATACGAGATGAGGCCCACCGGTTTGCCATTACTGGCATGCGCGCTAAGCGTGCCAAGGCTAGGACAATCTCCCGTTTAGAGGAGATTGAGGGCATTGGCGCCAAGCGTCGTCAAAAGTTGTTGGCTCGTTTTGGTGGCTTAAAGGGCGTCTCCAATGCCAGCATCGAAGAGATCGCCGGTGTTGAAGGCGTCTCTTTAACGCTCGCTGAACAGATATATCGTCAGCTTCACTAG
- the pgsA gene encoding CDP-diacylglycerol--glycerol-3-phosphate 3-phosphatidyltransferase — MPFNLPIALTWLRVAAIPLLVAIFYLPNSWLTPFDKNLIAAIIFISAAITDWLDGFLARRLKQESAFGQFLDPVADKLIVAAALLVLLNMDRVQVWVALIIIGREITISALREWMALLGAGKSVAVHMVGKLKTTAQLIAIPFLLLNDTLFGWLNCAQVGTWLIWIASFLTLWSMFYYMKKALPQLAGKID; from the coding sequence ATGCCTTTTAATCTACCGATCGCCCTGACCTGGTTGCGTGTTGCAGCGATTCCGCTGTTGGTAGCTATTTTTTATCTTCCCAATTCTTGGCTTACTCCGTTTGATAAGAATCTGATTGCTGCAATCATCTTTATCTCTGCCGCCATTACCGATTGGTTGGATGGTTTCTTAGCGCGCCGTTTAAAACAAGAATCTGCATTTGGTCAGTTCTTGGATCCTGTGGCAGATAAGCTTATTGTTGCTGCCGCTTTATTGGTTTTATTAAATATGGATCGCGTCCAAGTTTGGGTTGCACTCATCATTATTGGTCGTGAAATCACAATCTCCGCCCTGAGAGAGTGGATGGCTTTATTAGGGGCCGGAAAAAGTGTGGCAGTTCATATGGTTGGCAAGCTCAAAACGACTGCTCAACTGATCGCCATTCCTTTTTTATTGCTGAATGACACCTTATTTGGTTGGTTAAATTGTGCGCAAGTGGGTACCTGGTTAATTTGGATTGCCTCATTTTTAACTCTTTGGTCGATGTTCTATTACATGAAAAAGGCCTTGCCTCAGCTCGCTGGAAAAATCGACTAA
- the lexA gene encoding transcriptional repressor LexA has protein sequence MDINTVDFPEELTALPKLTPRQNEILELITKAIDESGLPPTRAEIATQLGFASANAAEEHLRALAKKGYIELTPGTSRGIRIPQRFNQSHNSNKYRQLSLPSGALQQLTLPLIGRVAAGSPIMAVEHIEKHVPVDPNLFSKGADYLLKVKGMSMRDAGILDGDYLAVRKTTEVRNGDIVVARLDDEVTVKRWQQKKTANGMVIELQAENPDFKNILVDDRQPNFSIEGQAVGLIRAEGL, from the coding sequence ATGGACATAAACACAGTCGATTTTCCAGAGGAGCTGACTGCCCTCCCCAAGCTCACTCCACGTCAGAATGAGATTTTGGAGTTGATTACTAAGGCCATCGATGAAAGCGGCCTGCCGCCCACTCGTGCAGAAATAGCTACCCAACTCGGATTTGCTTCTGCCAATGCCGCTGAAGAACATTTGCGCGCGCTTGCTAAAAAAGGTTATATCGAATTAACGCCCGGTACTTCACGCGGCATTCGGATTCCGCAACGATTTAATCAATCGCACAACAGCAATAAATACCGCCAGCTTTCTTTACCGTCAGGCGCATTACAACAACTCACATTGCCATTAATTGGTCGCGTTGCAGCTGGATCCCCAATCATGGCTGTGGAACATATTGAAAAACATGTTCCAGTGGATCCAAATTTATTTAGTAAAGGCGCTGATTACCTATTAAAAGTAAAAGGTATGAGCATGCGCGATGCCGGCATCTTAGATGGCGATTACTTGGCAGTAAGAAAGACAACCGAAGTTCGTAATGGTGACATCGTTGTCGCTCGCTTAGATGATGAGGTGACTGTGAAGCGTTGGCAACAAAAGAAAACTGCGAATGGCATGGTCATCGAATTACAAGCAGAGAACCCAGACTTCAAAAACATTTTGGTAGATGATCGTCAGCCCAACTTTTCTATAGAAGGACAAGCGGTTGGCTTAATTAGGGCTGAAGGCCTGTAA
- a CDS encoding asparaginase yields MSSLQNTSEAAPQILVLGMGGTIAGLAPSPADNPMQYEAGQVEVASLLTHIQSAVPEGISLVSRQIANINSRNLTESLLTLLGEVVREALAKTLVKGIVVTHGTDTIEEAGVFLQLTCGKYAQNLGKRVILTGAMLPSNAPKADGPSNLLDAIRWASTPIDNCPGGIYAVMDGRGCLAMDLAKRHGSALNAPIQASPSSSVGLINPSWLSGVKAVQALWTEDLPIPKENEWPWVEILTSHAGARSETITHWLNSKVKGLVLAGSGMGGFHDAWRDSLVAAVKHGIALVRTTRTGAGETLPDLPEKDIAGCLAAGSLSAPRARIALQLSLNAEKQAQPTGKSLTWQDFFARIAILPVIR; encoded by the coding sequence ATGAGTTCACTACAAAACACCTCTGAAGCTGCCCCCCAAATCCTTGTTTTGGGTATGGGTGGCACGATTGCCGGTTTGGCACCGAGCCCAGCTGACAATCCTATGCAATATGAAGCTGGCCAGGTCGAAGTCGCCTCCTTGCTTACCCATATTCAGTCTGCCGTTCCTGAGGGCATCAGCTTGGTTTCTAGGCAGATTGCCAACATCAATAGTCGCAATCTGACAGAGTCCTTATTAACCTTACTGGGTGAGGTTGTAAGAGAGGCCCTGGCTAAAACCTTGGTTAAAGGGATAGTGGTCACTCACGGAACTGACACGATTGAAGAGGCAGGCGTCTTTTTACAGCTGACTTGCGGAAAATATGCTCAAAATTTAGGCAAAAGAGTCATCTTGACTGGCGCCATGTTGCCGTCCAATGCCCCTAAGGCAGATGGCCCATCCAACTTGCTGGACGCCATTCGTTGGGCATCTACTCCGATAGATAACTGCCCGGGCGGTATTTATGCCGTTATGGATGGCAGAGGTTGTTTGGCTATGGATCTGGCAAAACGCCACGGTAGTGCCCTCAATGCACCTATCCAAGCCTCTCCTAGCAGCTCAGTTGGGTTGATTAATCCATCCTGGCTATCCGGCGTGAAGGCTGTTCAAGCTCTCTGGACTGAAGATTTGCCGATTCCAAAGGAAAACGAGTGGCCTTGGGTTGAAATCTTAACTAGCCATGCTGGCGCCCGTTCAGAGACGATTACCCATTGGTTGAACTCTAAGGTAAAGGGCTTGGTCCTTGCTGGATCTGGCATGGGAGGCTTTCATGATGCCTGGAGAGATTCGCTGGTTGCGGCAGTAAAACATGGCATTGCTTTGGTGCGAACCACCAGAACTGGCGCAGGGGAAACCTTGCCTGATCTTCCTGAAAAGGACATTGCCGGATGTCTGGCGGCAGGCAGTCTTTCTGCACCCAGAGCTAGGATTGCCCTTCAACTTTCTCTGAATGCCGAAAAACAAGCTCAGCCCACAGGTAAATCCCTGACTTGGCAGGATTTTTTTGCTAGAATAGCGATCTTGCCAGTAATACGGTAA
- the rpsF gene encoding 30S ribosomal protein S6, translating to MRHYEIVFIVHPDQSEQVPAMIDRYKATLAAAGGKIHRMEDWGRRQMAYMIDKLAKAHYVCMNIECDQKTLEELEHAFKFNDAVLRHLIIKTKKAETEPSIMMKEVQREEARKSAQADAPVATA from the coding sequence ATGCGTCATTATGAAATCGTCTTTATCGTCCATCCGGACCAAAGCGAGCAAGTGCCAGCGATGATCGATCGTTACAAAGCTACATTAGCAGCTGCGGGCGGCAAAATTCATCGTATGGAAGACTGGGGTCGTCGTCAGATGGCTTACATGATCGACAAGCTTGCTAAAGCCCACTACGTTTGCATGAACATTGAGTGCGACCAGAAAACTCTGGAAGAGCTCGAGCATGCGTTCAAATTTAACGATGCTGTTTTGCGTCACCTCATCATCAAGACTAAGAAAGCTGAAACAGAGCCTTCCATCATGATGAAAGAAGTGCAACGTGAAGAAGCGCGTAAATCTGCTCAAGCCGACGCTCCTGTAGCGACAGCCTAA
- the priB gene encoding primosomal replication protein N, which yields MNHFTLTAILVSKDAIRFTPAGIPVMHCQLEHSGQANEVGVARKIQMNVEAITIGPIQKDLERMDLGAEAVFEGFLAPKTLRNQRLVFHITHIQLKN from the coding sequence TTGAATCATTTCACCCTCACTGCGATCTTGGTATCTAAAGACGCGATTCGATTTACACCAGCAGGAATACCGGTGATGCATTGCCAGCTAGAACATAGCGGCCAAGCAAACGAGGTAGGAGTGGCAAGGAAAATTCAGATGAACGTTGAAGCCATCACAATCGGTCCGATACAAAAGGACTTAGAGCGAATGGATTTAGGGGCTGAGGCAGTGTTTGAGGGATTCTTAGCACCCAAGACTCTACGTAATCAAAGACTTGTTTTCCATATTACCCATATTCAATTGAAAAATTAA
- the rpsR gene encoding 30S ribosomal protein S18, which yields MAFGKKPDFKKKPAQNPLFKRKRYCRFTVAGVEQIDYKDVDTLKDFIGENAKITPARLTGTKAKYQRQLDTAIKRARYLALLPFSDQHKK from the coding sequence ATGGCGTTTGGAAAGAAACCCGATTTCAAAAAGAAACCAGCTCAGAACCCATTGTTCAAGCGTAAGCGTTATTGTCGTTTCACTGTTGCTGGCGTAGAACAGATTGATTACAAAGATGTAGATACATTGAAGGACTTCATTGGCGAAAACGCTAAGATCACTCCTGCTCGTTTGACAGGCACAAAAGCTAAATATCAGCGTCAGTTAGACACTGCTATTAAGCGTGCTCGTTACTTGGCTTTATTGCCATTCTCCGATCAACATAA